The proteins below are encoded in one region of Tachypleus tridentatus isolate NWPU-2018 chromosome 4, ASM421037v1, whole genome shotgun sequence:
- the LOC143248168 gene encoding uncharacterized protein LOC143248168: MVITCVAVGCQNRQGRDPGKSFHRFPTDPERRSRWIAALKREGWQPTTACRVCSDHFILSKSDDSLSLDYVPSQFQYMSSPQKKKSKVALNTFDQPPESEEDVVVVSQSETDRSLLSMSASARAEYFVKVADEQEGGPQIPDIARETSIQTGLSLSDIQALQIECHH, translated from the exons ATGGTGATTACATGCGTAGCTGTTGGTTGTCAGAACCGACAAGGCCGAGATCCAGGAAAGAGCTTTCACCGTTTTCCGACGGATCCTGAGCGTAGATCTCGATGGATCGCTGCATTAAAGCGAGAAGGTTGGCAGCCCACTACCGCGTGTCGTGTCTGCAGCGACCATTTCATTCTGA gTAAGAGTGATGACTCCCTTTCCCTAGACTACGTTCCTTCACAGTTCCAATATATGTCTTCTCCACAGAAGAAAAAGTCAAAAGTCGCTCTGAATACATTCGATCAGCCTCCAGAAAGCGAAGAAGATGTGGTGG tgGTGTCCCAGAGTGAAACTGACCGGTCCCTGCTGTCCATGTCAGCTTCTGCTCGTGCTGAGTACTTTGTGAAAGTTGCTGATGAACAGGAAGGTGGACCTCAAATTCCAGATATAGCCAGAGAGACCTCCATACAGACTGGTCTTAGTTTGTCTGATATTCAAGCTTTACAGATAGAATGTCACCATTGA